Part of the Quadrisphaera sp. DSM 44207 genome, GTCGCACCCGGTCCGCGACGTCCGCGAGGGCGGCGACGTCGACGCTGCCGTCCTCGCGCAGCAGGGCGCGGCCGTCGTCGGTGTCGATCACCACCCCGAGCAGGGGGAGCGCGCCCTCGCCGACGGCCTGGTCCGCGGAGGACACCGTCGTGCGCAGGGAGGCGACCACGCGCCCGGCGGAGCCGGGGGCGTGGGAGGCGAGGACGAGGGGCAGGGCCGACGCGGCGCGCTGCGCCCCGTCCAGCTCGGCGGCGGCCGCCTGCAGCGCCTCCCGCGCGGCGGGCAGGTCCTCCTGCTCGACGGCGGAGCGGACCTCCTCGACCCGGGTCTGGGCCGCCTGGGCGCGGGCGGCGGCGAGCGCCCCCGCGGCGGCGCCCCACCCGAGCAGGACGACGGCCAGCGCGCCGAGCCCCAGCAGCGCCCAGCCGAGCCGCCGGCGCGCGCGGCTGCCGGCCCGCGGCAGCCCGGCCGTCACCAGGCGCTCCCCTCCTGCGGCAGGTCGCGACCGCCCGGCTGCGGCTGGGAGGTGTACGAGTAGGTCCGGTACCCGTCGGCTCCCCGGGTGGGCAGCATCGTGAGGACCACACCGAGGACCGTCGCGTCCACCGCCGCCAGGGCCGCCAGGGCGCGCTCCAGCAGCGGTCGCCTCGTGCTGCCGCTGCGCACCGCGACCAGCACCCCGCCGACCACCTCGGCGAGCACCGCGGAGTCGGTGACCGGCACCAGGGGGGCGCCGTCGACGAGGACGACGTCGAAGCGCCCCTCCAGCTCCCGCACGAGCTTGGCCATCTGCTCCGAGGCCAGCAGCTCGCTGGGGTTCGGCGGCACCTGGCCGGCGGGCAGGACCGACAGCCTCGTCCGGTCGCCCCAGGGCTGCAGGACGTCGTCGAGCTGGGCGCGGCCGACCAGCACGGTGGTCAGGCCCACGCCCCCCTCCAGGCCGAGGTAGCGGGCCACCGACGGGCGGCGCAGGTCGCCGTCGACGAGCACGACGCGCGCGCCGGCGTCGGCGAGGCTGAGCGCCAGGTTCACCGCCGTCGTGCTCTTGCCCTCCCCCTCGAGGGAGGAGGTGACGACCACGGACTTCGCGCCGTTGGTCGCCGTCGCGAACTGCAGGTTGGTGCGCAGCCGGCGGAAGGACTCCGCGAGCGGGCCCTGCGGGTCGTCGACGACCACGAGGGGGTGCCTGCGCGCGGACGCGTCCTGCGGGACGGCGGCCAGCAGCGGGACGGACAGGGCGCTCACGTCCTCCTCGCCGCGCACCCGCGTGTCGAGGACCTCGCGCAGCAGCACGACGGCGACGGCGGCGCCGAGGCCGAGCACCAGCCCCAGCGCCAGGTTCAGCTCCTCGCGCGGCCACGCGGGGCTGCTGGGCACGACCGCGCCCTGGGTGCTCGTGATGCGCACCGGCGCCGCCGTCGCGGCGTCGGACGGCTGCTCGAGAGTCCTGACCACCTCGATGAGGGACGCGGTGACGGCCTCGGCGATGGTCGCCGCCTGCTCGGGGGAGGGGTCGGTGGCGGTGATGTCGATGAGGACGGTGCCGGCCGGCGCCACCGCCTCCACCCGCTGCGCCAGGGCCGCGGGCGTGGTCTCCAGGCCGAGGTCGGCGATGACGGGGCCGAGCACGCTCTGGCTGGTGGCGATGTCGGCGTAGGACTGCACCCGCGCCTCGGCGAAGTTGCCGCCCTGCAGCAGGTCCGAGCCGGAGTCGCCGGTCTGGGCGGAGACGAACAGCTGGGTCGTCGCCCGGTACTGCGGCGTGGCGAGGAGGGTGGCGGCGGCGGCGGCGGCCACGCCGAGCACGGTGATGACCAGGACCGAGAGCCACCGCTTGCGCAGGATGCGCATGTAGTCGCCGAGCTCCACGCCCGCTCCCTCCACCTGGCTGCGCGAGCGCTGCGCGCTGCGTCCTCGACAGGACGGCCCCGTCCCGCGGCGTCCCCGTGTGCACCCGCGATGGTAGGGGCGCCCGCCGCGGGTGCCCGCCGTGCAGCGCCGCCGCGCCGCAGCGTGCACCCGCCCGGCGCAGCGGCGCCGTCCCCCGGGCGGCCTACCCTTGGACACCGTGCTGCTGACCGGAGTCCTCACCGCCCTGTCCGAGGACGCCGCCCTGCGCCGCGCCGTGGAGGCCGCCCGCGCCGGCGACGTCGCGCTGCTCGACCTCGCCGCGCCGCCCGGGGCGCGCCCCGCCGCGCTGGCCGCGCTGGCGGGCCCGGGGGAGACCGACCGGCCCGGCGCCGAGCGGCCCGTCCTGGCCGTCACCGCCACCGGCCGCCAGGCGGAGGACCTCGCCGCGGCGCTGCGCTGCTACCTCGACCCGGCGTCCGTGGTCGAGTTCCCCTCCTGGGAGACGCTGCCGCACGAGCGGCTCTCGCCGCGCTCGGACACCGTCGGCCGCCGCCTGGCCGTGCTGCGCCGCCTGGCGCACCCGGGGGCGCTGGGCGCCGAGGACGGCCCGGTGCGGGTCGTCGTCGCCCCCGTGCGGGCCGTGCTGCAGCCGCTCGTGAGGGGCCTGGGCGACCTGGAGCCGGTGGCGCTGCGCGCGGGGGACCGGGTGGACCTCGAGGACGTCGTCGACCGGCTCGCGGCGGCCGCCTACACGCGCACCGACATGGTCGAGCGGCGCGGGGACTTCGCCGTGCGCGGCGGCATCCTCGACGTCTTCACCCCCACGTCCGACCACCCGCTGCGGATCGAGCTCTTCGGCGACGAGGTCGAGGAGGTGCGCGCCTTCGCCGTCGCCGACCAGCGCTCCCTGCACGTGGTGCCCGAGGGGCTGTGGGCGCCGCCGTGCCGCGAGCTGCTGCTCACCGACGCCGTGCGCGAGCGCGCCGCGGGCCTGAAGGCGTCGCTGCCCGGCGCGGCGGAGATGCTCGACAAGCTGGCCGCCGGCATCGCGGTGGAGGGCATGGAGTCCCTCGCGCCGGCCCTCGTCGACGGCATGGAGCCGCTGCTCGACGTCCTGCCCGAGGGCACCCACGTCGTCCTGCTCGACCCCGAGCGCGTCCGCAGCCGCGCGCACGACCTCGTGGCCACGAGCGAGGAGTTCCTCGCCGCGGCGTGGTCGTCCGCCGCCGTCGGCGGCCAGGTGCCCGTCGACCTCGGCCTGGACCGGGCCAGCTACGCCACGCTCGCCGCCACCCGCGCGCACGCCCTGGCCACCGGCACCCCGTGGTGGTCGCTCACCTCCTTCGCCGCCGACGCCGACCTGGAGGACTCCCGCGCGGACGGCGCCGAGGTGCTCGCGCTCGGCGCCCGCGAGGTCGAGGGCTACGGCGGGGACGTGCCCCGGGCGCTGGAGGACCTGCGGGCCCTGGCCCGCGACGGCTGGCGCGTGGTGGCCACCACCGAGGGCCACGGCTCCGCGGACCGGCTCACCGAGGTCCTCGCCGGCGCCGACGTCCCGGCCCGCGCGGTGGCCTCCGTCGACGCCCCGCCGCCGCCGGCGGTGGTGGAGGTCACCACCGCCTCCGCCGGGCACGGGTTCGTCGCCCCGTCCCTGCGGCTGGCGCTGCTGACCGAGGCGGACATCCTCGGCAAGGCGGGCCCGGCGTCCACGAAGGACATGCGGCGCCTGCCGAGCCGGCGCAAGAACGCCGTCGACCCCCTGCAGCTGCGGCCCGGGGACTTCGTCGTCCACGAGCAGCACGGCGTGGGCCGGTACGTGGAGATGGTCCAGCGCACCCTCGGCGGGGCCACGCGGGAGTACCTGGTGATCGAGTACGCGCCGTCCAAGCGCGGCCAGCCGGGCGACCGCCTCTTCGTGCCGACCGACACCCTCGACCAGGTCACCCGCTACGTGGGCGGGGAGGCGCCGGCGCTGAACAGGATGGGCGGCGCGGACTGGGCGAAGACCAAGGGCCGCGCCCGCAAGGCCGTGCGCCAGATCGCCGGCGAGCTGATCAAGCTGTACTCCGCGCGGATGGCGACGCAGGGCTACGCGTTCGGCCCGGACACCCCCTGGCAGCGGGAGCTGGAGGACGCCTTCCCCTACGTCGAGACCCCCGACCAGCTGGTGACGATCGACGAGGTCAAGGCCGACATGGAGCGCACCGTGCCCATGGACCGCCTGGTCTGCGGGGACGTCGGCTACGGCAAGACCGAGATCGCCGTGCGGGCCGCCTTCAAGGCCGTGCAGGACGGCAAGCAGGTCGCCGTCCTCGTGCCCACGACGCTGCTGGTGCAGCAGCACCTGGAGACCTTCTCCGAGCGCTTCGCGCCCTTCCCCGTCACCGTGCGCGCCCTCTCGCGCTTCACCTCGGAGCGGGAGGCGCGGGCGACGAAGGAGGGCGTCGCCGACGGCGGCGTGGACGTCGTCATCGGCACCCACCGCCTGCTCTCGGGGGAGGTGCGCTTCAAGGACCTCGGCCTGGTCGTCGTCGACGAGGAGCAGCGCTTCGGCGTGGAGCACAAGGAGCTGCTCAAGCAGATGCGCACCAACGTGGACGTGCTCGCGATGAGCGCGACCCCGATCCCGCGCACCCTGGAGATGGCCGTCACCGGGATCCGGGAGATGTCGACGCTGGCGACCCCGCCGGAGGAGCGCCACCCGGTGCTCACCTACGTCGGCGCCTACGACGAGAAGCAGGTCGCCGCCGCGGTGCGGCGCGAGCTGCTGCGCGAGGGCCAGGTCTTCTACGTGCACAACAAGGTCGAGTCCATCGACCGGACGGCGGCGCGCCTGGCCGAGCTCGTGCCCGAGGCCCGCATCGCCACCGCGCACGGGAAGATGCCCGAGCACCGCCTCGAGGAGGTCATCGTCGACTTCTGGGAGAAGCGCTTCGACGTCCTCGTCTGCACCACCATCGTCGAGACCGGCCTGGACATCTCCAACGCCAACACGCTGATCCTCGAGCGCGCCGACCTGCTGGGCCTGAGCCAGCTGCACCAGCTGCGCGGGCGGGTCGGCCGCGGCCGCGAGCGGGCGTACGCGTACTTCATGTACCCGCCGGAGCGGCCGATGACCGAGACCGCCCACGACCGCCTCGCCACCATCGCCCAGCACACCGACCTCGGCTCGGGCATGCAGGTGGCGATGAAGGACCTGGAGATCCGCGGCGCGGGCAACCTGCTCGGCGGGGAGCAGTCCGGCCACATCGCCGGCGTCGGCTTCGACCTGTACGTGCGCCTCGTGGGGGAAGCCGTCGCCGAGTTCCGCGGCGACGGCCCGACCCCGACCGAGGAGGTCAAGGTCGAGCTGCCGGTGGACGCGCTGCTGCCCCACGACTACGTCCCGCACGAGCGTCTGCGGCTGGAGGCCTACCGCAAGCTCGCCGCCGCGGCCAGCGAGGAGGACGTCGACGCCGTGCGCGCGGAGCTGGTGGACCGGTACGGCGAGCCGGGGGAGCAGGTGGAGAACCTGCTCGCCGTCGCCCGCTTCCGGGTGCACGCGCGCCGCGCCGGCGTCACGGAGGTCAGCGTGCAGGGCAACCACGTCCGGTTCGCGCCGGTCGAGCTGCGCGAGTCCCAGCAGCTGCGCCTCAAGCGCCTGCACCCCGGCACCCTCGTCAAGCCGGCGGTGCGCTCGATCCTGGTGCCGCGGCCGACGACGGCCCGCGTCGGAGGGCGCCCGCTGCGCGACGCGGAGGTCCTGGAGTGGGCGCGCGGGCTGCTGGACGCCGTCGTGCTCGACGGCGCGGACGTCGCGACGCGCGTCGCCACGGCAGCCGGGTGAGCGCCGCTCCCGCCCGCCGCGCCCACGGTCCGTGCAGCACTGCTCGCATCGGGTGAAGCCGGCGGGACGGGCCCGCGCGCCCCTGGTGCCCGGCCGGCGGGTGGCTACGCTGGCCGGGGCCGACGGGGGCCGGAGGAAGGCCGAGCCGCAGCCCGCGCGCCCGGCGTCTGATCGACAGCCGGACCAGAGGAGACAGCAGTGATGGACTCGACCGACGTGAGCGCGCCGTCCGGAGGCGGTGGGTCGCAGCTCACGGTGGGCGTCGTGGGGCTGGGGTACCTGGGCGCCGTCCACGCCGCGTGCATGGCCGACCTGGGTCACCGCGTCGTCGGGTTCGACGTCGACGAGCGCAAGGTCTCGGCGCTGCGCGAGTCCCGCGCGCCCTTCTTCGAGCCCGGGCTGGAGGACCTGCTCGCCCGCACCGCCGGGGAGTCCCTGCTGTTCACCACCGAGCCGGCCGAGCTCAAGGGCGCCGACGTCGTCTTCGTCTGCGTGGGCACCCCGCAGCGCAAGGGGGAGCTCGCCGCGGACACCAGCTACGTGGTCTCGGCCGTGCAGACCCTCGCGCAGGTCCTCGACGCCCCGGCGCTCGTGGTCGGCAAGTCCACCGTGCCCGTGGGCACCGCCGCACGGCTGGCCGACCTGCTGGCCGAGAGCGCCCCGCACCTGGAGCTGGCGTGGAACCCCGAGTTCCTCCGCGAGGGGCACGCGGTCCAGGACACCCTGTCCCCGGACCGCCTCGTCCTGGGCGTCGCCTCCGCGCGGGCGGAGGCCCTCCTGCGCCGCGTGTACGCGAGGCCGATCGCGGCCGGGACGCCGGTCCTGACCGCGGACTACGCGACCGCGGAGCTGGTGAAGGTGGCCGCCAACGCCTTCCTCGCCACGAAGATCTCGTTCATCAACGCGATGGCGGAGGTCTGCGAGGCGGCCGGCGCGGACGTGTCCGTGCTGGCGGACGCGATCGGCTACGACGACCGGATCGGGCGCAAGTTCCTCTCCGCCGGCGTCGGCTTCGGCGGCGGCTGCCTGCCCAAGGACATCCGCGCCTTCATGGCCCGGGCCGGCGAGCTGGGCGCGGACCAGGCCCTGACCTTCCTGCGCGAGGTCGACGCCATCAACCTGCGGCGGCGCTCGAAGATGGTCGACCTCGCCCGCCAGGCGTGCGGCGGCTCCTTCGTGGGGCGCAAGGTGGCGGTGCTCGGCGCGGCGTTCAAGCCGCACAGCGACGACATCCGCGACTCGCCGGCGCTCAACGTCGCCGCCCAGGCGCGCCTGCAGGGCGCCGACGTCGTGGTCACCGACCCGGCCGCCGTGGACAACGCCCGGCGGCTGTGGCCGGACCTGTCCTTCGCCGCGACGCCGGAGGAGGCGTGCTCCGGTGCGGACGTCGTCCTGCTGCTCACGGAGTGGCCCGAGTACGTGGCCCTGGACCCCGCGGCCATCGGCTCCCTGGTGCGCGAGCGCGTGGTCATCGACGGCCGCAACGCCCTGGACCCGGCCGCGTGGCGCGCCGCCGGGTGGTCCTACGCGGGCCTCGGCCGCCCGCGCGCCTGAGGAGCACGGGCGGCCGAGGCGCGCGGGCGGCGCCTCAGCGGCTGTAGTCGTCGTCGAGGCGCTCGATGTCGCTCTCGTCGAACGCGCCGAAGGCGATCTCGAGGACCCGCCCGGCGCGCGTGCCCGGGTTGCCGAGGCGGTGCAGGCAGCCGCCGGGCACGAAGACGCGCTCGCCGACCTGCGCGGTCCAGGTGCGGTCGCCGACCTGCACGTCCATCGGCACGTCGAGCACCTGCCACAGCTCGTCGCGGTGCCCGTGCCGCTGCAGGCTCAGCCGGTGCCCGGCCTCGACGGTGATGAGCTTGACCGTCACCGGCTCGTTGCGGCAGAACTGCTGGAACCGCCCCCACGGGCGCTCGTCGAGGAGGACCTCGTCCTCCCGGGAGGCGGCGGTGCGGGCCGTGTCGGTGCTCACGTGCGCTCCCCGGGGTCGGCGTCCGTGCCAGTGTGCCGGACGCCGGCGCCCCGGGGAACGACCGCGGAGGAGGAGCACCTGGTGAGCGGAGGAGCGGGCGCGCACGCGCAGCCGCCGGGCGGCGAGCGCCCCGTCGACGCGGACGCGCTGGGCGCGGTGGCGGACCTGGTCGCCGTGGTCGACCGGCTGCGCTCGCCGGGCGGCTCGCCCTGGTACGCCGCGCAGACGCACGCCAGCCTGCTGCGCTACGTCCTGGAGGAGGCGCACGAGGTCGCCGAGGCCGTTGGCGCCGGCGAGCGCACGGGGGAGTGGGACGACCTGCGCGAGGAGCTCGGCGACCTGCTGCTGCAGGTCGTCCTGCACGCGCGCCTGGCCGCCGAGCACGACGGCGCGCCGTTCGGGCTGCGGCAGGTCGCCGAGGGGGTGGCCGCCAAGCTGCGCCGGCGCCACCCCCACGTCTTCCCCGGCGCGGGCGCGGGCGCGGCGGGCGCGGCGGCGGGACGCGCGCCGCGGACGGCCGCCGAGGAGGAGGCCGCGTGGGAGCCGCGCAAGGCGGCCGAGAAGAGCGCGCGGGCGTCCGCGCTGGACGGCGTCCCCGCGGCCCTGCCCGCCCTGCAGCGCGCGCAGCAGGTGCTCGAGCGCGCGCAGGCCGCCGGCCTGGTGCCCGCGCCCGAGCCCGCCGCGGACCTGCGCACCCCCGCGCAGGTCGGGGAGCACCTGCTGCGGGTCGCCGCCGCCGCGCGGGCGGCCGGCGTCGACGCCGAGGGCGCGCTGCGCTCGGCGCTGCAGGCGCAGGAGGCCGCGCTGCGCGAGCGCGAGGGCGCCCGGGCCCGCGCGCGTCGCTAGGCTGCCGCGCGCGGCCGCTCCGCCCGGCGCGCCCCAGCCCACCCAGCACCCGGAGGTCCCCGCATGGCCACGATCGAGGCCGTCGGCGCCCGCGAGATCCTCGACTCGCGCGGCAACCCCACCGTCGAGGTCGAGGTCGCCCTCGACGACGGCACGATCGCGCGGGCCGCGGTGCCCTCGGGCGCCTCCACGGGCGCCTTCGAGGCCGCCGAGCGCCGCGACGGCGACGCCGAGCGCTACTCGGGCAAGGGCGTGCAGCAGGCCGTCGACGCGGTGATCGACCAGATCGGCCCGGAGCTGCTGGGGTTCGAGGCCAGCGAGCAGCGCCTCGTCGACCAGGCGATGCTCGACCTCGACGCCACCGAGAACAAGTCCTCCCTGGGCGCCAACGCCGTCCTCGGCGTCTCCCTGGCGGTGGCCCGCGCGGCGGCGGACTCCGCGTCCCTGCCGCTGTTCCGCTACGTCGGCGGCCCGACCGCGCACGTGCTGCCGGTGCCGATGATGAACATCGTCAACGGCGGCGCCCACGCCGACACCGGCGTCGACGTGCAGGAGTTCATGGTGGCCCCGATCGGGGCCCCCAGCTTCCGCGAGGCGCTGCGGTGGGGCACGGAGGTCTACCACGCGCTGAAGTCGGTGCTGAAGCGCCAGGGCCTGGCCACCGGCCTCGGCGACGAGGGCGGCTTCGCCCCCGACCTGGGCAGCAACCGGGCGGCGCTGGAGCTGATCTCCCGGGCGGTGGAGGAGGCCGGCTTCGGCCTCGGCAGCGACGTGGCGCTGGCCCTGGACGTCGCGGCGAGCGAGTTCCACCGCGAGGGCGCCTACGCCTTCGAGGGCTCCGCCCGCACGAGCGAGCAGATGATCGACTACTACGCCGAGCTGATCGACGCGTTCCCCCTGGTCAGCATCGAGGACCCCCTCGACGAGAGCGACTG contains:
- a CDS encoding phosphomannose isomerase type II C-terminal cupin domain, with translation MSTDTARTAASREDEVLLDERPWGRFQQFCRNEPVTVKLITVEAGHRLSLQRHGHRDELWQVLDVPMDVQVGDRTWTAQVGERVFVPGGCLHRLGNPGTRAGRVLEIAFGAFDESDIERLDDDYSR
- a CDS encoding MazG nucleotide pyrophosphohydrolase domain-containing protein, producing MSGGAGAHAQPPGGERPVDADALGAVADLVAVVDRLRSPGGSPWYAAQTHASLLRYVLEEAHEVAEAVGAGERTGEWDDLREELGDLLLQVVLHARLAAEHDGAPFGLRQVAEGVAAKLRRRHPHVFPGAGAGAAGAAAGRAPRTAAEEEAAWEPRKAAEKSARASALDGVPAALPALQRAQQVLERAQAAGLVPAPEPAADLRTPAQVGEHLLRVAAAARAAGVDAEGALRSALQAQEAALREREGARARARR
- the mfd gene encoding transcription-repair coupling factor — its product is MLLTGVLTALSEDAALRRAVEAARAGDVALLDLAAPPGARPAALAALAGPGETDRPGAERPVLAVTATGRQAEDLAAALRCYLDPASVVEFPSWETLPHERLSPRSDTVGRRLAVLRRLAHPGALGAEDGPVRVVVAPVRAVLQPLVRGLGDLEPVALRAGDRVDLEDVVDRLAAAAYTRTDMVERRGDFAVRGGILDVFTPTSDHPLRIELFGDEVEEVRAFAVADQRSLHVVPEGLWAPPCRELLLTDAVRERAAGLKASLPGAAEMLDKLAAGIAVEGMESLAPALVDGMEPLLDVLPEGTHVVLLDPERVRSRAHDLVATSEEFLAAAWSSAAVGGQVPVDLGLDRASYATLAATRAHALATGTPWWSLTSFAADADLEDSRADGAEVLALGAREVEGYGGDVPRALEDLRALARDGWRVVATTEGHGSADRLTEVLAGADVPARAVASVDAPPPPAVVEVTTASAGHGFVAPSLRLALLTEADILGKAGPASTKDMRRLPSRRKNAVDPLQLRPGDFVVHEQHGVGRYVEMVQRTLGGATREYLVIEYAPSKRGQPGDRLFVPTDTLDQVTRYVGGEAPALNRMGGADWAKTKGRARKAVRQIAGELIKLYSARMATQGYAFGPDTPWQRELEDAFPYVETPDQLVTIDEVKADMERTVPMDRLVCGDVGYGKTEIAVRAAFKAVQDGKQVAVLVPTTLLVQQHLETFSERFAPFPVTVRALSRFTSEREARATKEGVADGGVDVVIGTHRLLSGEVRFKDLGLVVVDEEQRFGVEHKELLKQMRTNVDVLAMSATPIPRTLEMAVTGIREMSTLATPPEERHPVLTYVGAYDEKQVAAAVRRELLREGQVFYVHNKVESIDRTAARLAELVPEARIATAHGKMPEHRLEEVIVDFWEKRFDVLVCTTIVETGLDISNANTLILERADLLGLSQLHQLRGRVGRGRERAYAYFMYPPERPMTETAHDRLATIAQHTDLGSGMQVAMKDLEIRGAGNLLGGEQSGHIAGVGFDLYVRLVGEAVAEFRGDGPTPTEEVKVELPVDALLPHDYVPHERLRLEAYRKLAAAASEEDVDAVRAELVDRYGEPGEQVENLLAVARFRVHARRAGVTEVSVQGNHVRFAPVELRESQQLRLKRLHPGTLVKPAVRSILVPRPTTARVGGRPLRDAEVLEWARGLLDAVVLDGADVATRVATAAG
- the eno gene encoding phosphopyruvate hydratase, encoding MATIEAVGAREILDSRGNPTVEVEVALDDGTIARAAVPSGASTGAFEAAERRDGDAERYSGKGVQQAVDAVIDQIGPELLGFEASEQRLVDQAMLDLDATENKSSLGANAVLGVSLAVARAAADSASLPLFRYVGGPTAHVLPVPMMNIVNGGAHADTGVDVQEFMVAPIGAPSFREALRWGTEVYHALKSVLKRQGLATGLGDEGGFAPDLGSNRAALELISRAVEEAGFGLGSDVALALDVAASEFHREGAYAFEGSARTSEQMIDYYAELIDAFPLVSIEDPLDESDWEGWTAMTSYLGRRVQLVGDDLFVTNPARLARGIEAGAANALLVKVNQIGTLTETLDAVALAHRSGYRCMMSHRSGETEDTTIADLAVATDCGQIKTGAPARSERVAKYNQLLRIEEELDDAARYAGRGAFPRFAG
- a CDS encoding UDP-glucose/GDP-mannose dehydrogenase family protein, coding for MDSTDVSAPSGGGGSQLTVGVVGLGYLGAVHAACMADLGHRVVGFDVDERKVSALRESRAPFFEPGLEDLLARTAGESLLFTTEPAELKGADVVFVCVGTPQRKGELAADTSYVVSAVQTLAQVLDAPALVVGKSTVPVGTAARLADLLAESAPHLELAWNPEFLREGHAVQDTLSPDRLVLGVASARAEALLRRVYARPIAAGTPVLTADYATAELVKVAANAFLATKISFINAMAEVCEAAGADVSVLADAIGYDDRIGRKFLSAGVGFGGGCLPKDIRAFMARAGELGADQALTFLREVDAINLRRRSKMVDLARQACGGSFVGRKVAVLGAAFKPHSDDIRDSPALNVAAQARLQGADVVVTDPAAVDNARRLWPDLSFAATPEEACSGADVVLLLTEWPEYVALDPAAIGSLVRERVVIDGRNALDPAAWRAAGWSYAGLGRPRA
- a CDS encoding polysaccharide biosynthesis tyrosine autokinase, whose translation is MELGDYMRILRKRWLSVLVITVLGVAAAAAATLLATPQYRATTQLFVSAQTGDSGSDLLQGGNFAEARVQSYADIATSQSVLGPVIADLGLETTPAALAQRVEAVAPAGTVLIDITATDPSPEQAATIAEAVTASLIEVVRTLEQPSDAATAAPVRITSTQGAVVPSSPAWPREELNLALGLVLGLGAAVAVVLLREVLDTRVRGEEDVSALSVPLLAAVPQDASARRHPLVVVDDPQGPLAESFRRLRTNLQFATATNGAKSVVVTSSLEGEGKSTTAVNLALSLADAGARVVLVDGDLRRPSVARYLGLEGGVGLTTVLVGRAQLDDVLQPWGDRTRLSVLPAGQVPPNPSELLASEQMAKLVRELEGRFDVVLVDGAPLVPVTDSAVLAEVVGGVLVAVRSGSTRRPLLERALAALAAVDATVLGVVLTMLPTRGADGYRTYSYTSQPQPGGRDLPQEGSAW